A window of Staphylococcus sp. 17KM0847 contains these coding sequences:
- a CDS encoding MarR family winged helix-turn-helix transcriptional regulator — MESAALFDHLTKLYRPYMKIVQPLLDEYTLHPAQWLILKDIQAHPNTTLAQISKRRSIEKPTTRKILKVLDARGWLIVTPGEDKREKLLNLSSTGQDVHNALKSKLSLVQEELLASLQLSPSIEQQTLDLLHQLHQHMLYKITQD; from the coding sequence ATGGAATCCGCAGCACTCTTTGACCATCTTACAAAATTATATCGCCCTTATATGAAAATTGTGCAGCCACTTCTGGATGAATACACACTTCATCCTGCACAGTGGTTAATACTGAAAGATATACAAGCACACCCTAATACAACACTTGCACAAATCTCTAAAAGACGTTCAATTGAAAAACCTACAACACGTAAAATCTTAAAAGTACTTGATGCACGGGGGTGGCTTATTGTCACCCCTGGAGAAGATAAAAGAGAGAAGCTACTCAACCTTTCTTCTACTGGTCAAGATGTTCATAACGCCTTAAAAAGTAAACTTAGCCTAGTACAAGAAGAGTTGCTCGCTTCATTACAACTTTCACCATCTATCGAACAACAAACACTAGACTTACTCCACCAACTCCATCAACACATGCTTTATAAAATCACACAGGACTGA
- the moaA gene encoding GTP 3',8-cyclase MoaA — protein sequence MTTQILDKLGRPIRDLRISVTDRCNFRCDYCMPKEIFGDDYTFLPKDELLTFEEMVRVTRIYAQLGVKKVRITGGEPLLRRDLHKLIAQIHKIDGIEDIGLTTNGLLLKKHGQKLYDAGLRRINVSLDAIDDTLFQSINNRNIKAETILDQIDYAVQVGFEVKVNVVVQKGVNDNQIIPMIDYFKEKDVTIRFIEFMDVGNDNGWDFSKVVTKDEMLAMIQQAFEIEPVPPRYYGEVAKYYRHVGAKSKFGLITSVSESFCSTCTRARLSSDGKFYGCLFSTVDGYDVRALLRSEASDREVMETLKGLWHIREDRYSDERTEQTVANRRRKKINMNYIGG from the coding sequence ATGACAACACAAATATTAGATAAACTTGGGCGACCTATCCGTGATTTGCGCATTTCCGTTACAGATCGTTGTAATTTTCGTTGCGATTATTGTATGCCTAAAGAGATATTTGGTGATGACTATACATTTCTACCTAAAGATGAATTATTAACATTTGAAGAGATGGTACGCGTGACACGTATCTATGCACAACTCGGCGTAAAAAAAGTACGTATTACAGGTGGAGAACCATTATTACGTCGAGATTTGCATAAATTGATTGCACAAATTCATAAAATTGATGGAATAGAAGATATTGGTTTGACGACAAATGGATTGTTACTAAAAAAACATGGTCAAAAGTTGTACGATGCAGGTTTGCGTCGAATTAATGTCAGCTTGGATGCAATTGACGATACATTATTTCAATCCATTAATAACCGTAATATTAAAGCGGAAACCATATTAGATCAAATTGATTATGCAGTACAAGTTGGCTTTGAAGTCAAAGTCAATGTCGTTGTGCAAAAGGGTGTAAATGATAATCAAATTATACCGATGATTGATTACTTTAAAGAAAAAGATGTTACGATTCGTTTTATTGAGTTTATGGATGTAGGCAATGACAATGGCTGGGATTTTAGTAAAGTTGTGACGAAAGATGAAATGTTAGCAATGATTCAACAAGCATTTGAGATAGAACCTGTTCCACCACGTTATTACGGAGAAGTAGCGAAATATTATCGCCATGTTGGCGCAAAGTCGAAGTTTGGTTTAATTACAAGTGTTTCAGAATCCTTTTGTTCGACATGTACGCGTGCAAGATTATCTTCAGATGGTAAGTTTTATGGTTGTTTGTTTAGTACTGTGGATGGTTATGATGTTAGAGCATTATTAAGAAGTGAGGCATCAGATCGTGAAGTGATGGAAACTTTGAAAGGCTTGTGGCACATTCGAGAAGATCGTTATTCTGATGAACGTACAGAGCAAACAGTTGCAAATCGTAGAAGAAAAAAAATTAATATGAACTACATCGGTGGATGA